The Planctellipticum variicoloris DNA window CCGGCTTCAAGTCAGGGGACAATGTGGTCGAGGCCGACGGCAAGCCGGTCGCAACGCTGGCGCAGCTCAAGCACGTTCTCGGCCGGAAGTACGCGGGAGATTTGATCCAGGTCACCGTGGCCCGCGGAGAGGAACGGATCAAAGCCGACTTGAAGCTCGTGGGGGAGCTGCCTCCGTTCAAGCCGGCGTTTCTTGGCATCCTGCCGGCCCGGCTGAAGTCCGGAGAAACCCGCGACGGCGTCGAAGTCCGGTTTGTCTATGCCGACAGTCCGGCGAGTCAGGCGGGACTGAAACCGCGGGATCGCATTTTCAAGTTCGGCGATAAGGAGACGCCGACGGCGGACGCCCTGCTAGATGCCGTCGGACGCGTCCGGGTCGGCGAAAAGACCACGCTGGTCTGGAAGTCCGGCGACGCCGAGCAGTCCGGCGAGGTGACGCTGATTGATGTACCGGACCAGACGCCCGCCAGCCTGGCGGCCCCGGTTCTCGAATCGGCGAAGGTCTATCCGGAGGACGGTCCGGCACGGGGGCGGATTACTGAGACGCTGGCCGCACACAATCGCGAATACTGGGCCTACATTCCTGAGGACTACAACCCGGCGCAGCCGCAGGGGCTGGTGGTCTGGCTGCACCCCGCCGGGGATACGATGGAAGCCGACGTGTATAAGCAGTGGAAGTCGCTTTGCGACCGCCGCGGGCTGATCCTGCTCGGCCCGAAGGCGGAGCAGGTCGCCGGCTGGACGGCGAATGACGCGGAGTTTGTCACGGACCTGATCGCACACGTCCGCGAAAAGTATACGATCGATCCGCACCGCATCGTGATGCACGGGCACACGAGCGGCGGTCCACTGGCGTGGTTGTTCTCGATGAAAAACCGCGACCTGGTGCGGGGCTGCTCGATCTCGGCGTCACCGCTGCCGTTTCCGCCGCCGGAAAACGATCCCGCTCAGCGACTGCAGTTTCACCTGTTGAGCGGGTCCAAGGATCCGACACACGAGCGGATGGTCCAGTCGGCGGAGGTCCTGCGGCAGCGGGGGTTCCCCGTGTCGCTGCCGACGCTGAACATCACCGAAGGAAAGTATCCGTCGGGGGAGGCGCTGGAGGATCTGGCGCGTTGGATTGATGCGCTGGACCGGATTTGAACGGATTCTCCGCGCGGAGACTCCAGTGCAAAGAGAAAAATGCAAAATGAAAAGTGCAAAGTGGCAAGAGTCTGCCGCCGATTCATTTTGCGATCTCTGCGTTCCGCGCGGCGCCTCTGCGCGAGATCTTAGGCCTTGCTGACGACCGGGGCATCGCGAAAACGCTCCTGCCCCGGCCACCCCGCACTATTCGACGCGATTCACGCCGAATACAGGCCGCCGACCAGGTCGCCGTAGCCGTTGTAGATGACGGTGGGATAGAAGTCTCCGGCGCCCAGCATGTGCTCGCGGGCCTGGCTCCAGCGCGGGTGCGGGACGTCAGGGTCGACGTTGGCTTCGAAGGCGTATTCGCGCGGCGCGACCGTGTTCCAGAACGTGGCGGGCTGCTTGTCGGTCAGCGTGATCCGAACAACCGACTTGATTCCTTTGAAGCCGTACTTCCAGGGAACGACCAGCCGGACCGGAGCACCATGCTGCTTGGGGAGCGGTTCGCCGTAGATACCGGTCGCGATGAATGCGAGGTCGTTGGTCGCTTCGGCGATCGTCAGCCCCTCGGTGTAGGGCCAGGGAAATTCGAAGCCGCGACTGATGCCCGCGGCCTCGGAGGGGCGGTTGAAGGTCTCGAACTGCACGTACGTGGCTGACGGTTTGGGAGAGACCGCGGCCAGCAGCGCCTTGAGCGGGAAGCCGGTCCAAGGGACGCACATGGCCCACGTCTCGACGCAGCGGTGCCGGTAGGCCCGCTCCTCGAACGCGAATTCGCGGTGCAGATCGTCGAGGTCGAACTTGCGCGGCTGACTGCAGAGGCCATCGATTTCGACGGTCCACGGCGTCGGCTGGAATTTGTCGACGTAGAGATAGGTCTGCTTCGACGTCGAGAATTCGTAGAAATTGGTGTACGCCGCCGCTTCCTGCGGATCGGTTTCCGGGCGGCCGTACTCGAACGCCGGGTTTCGCTCGGCGGGATAGACCGATTTCCCCGCAACGAGAATCGGCTCCGTCTTGGTCGCCTGGAGCTGTTCCGGAGTCGCCTTGGCCTGGCAGCCGACCGCAGCGGCGGCCACTGAAAGCCCTGCGGCCGCCAGGAACTCGCGACGGTGGAGTCCCCGCTGGCGGTAGACGCCTTCCTCGGTCAGTTGCGATTGCGGCAGATTCCAGATCTTGCGGCGGGAAGGCATGCCGGACTTCCTTTCCATGATCGTCATGCTCGGACGGGACAGCGCATGTTAGCTGGAACCGGATCATGGAGGAACTGGAGAAGTCGAGCGGGCTTTTCCGGAGCGGTTCCGCCGGCCGCGGCGCAACCGTCATCTTCGTCAGAGTTGCTGAAACCCGAAAGGTCTTCGGCGAAGTCAGACTCGCACGCCATTTCCCCGCAATTCCCATCCTGCGTGAAACGAACATTCTCCGATAGGGGAGTTACGGAGTTTCACAACGGGGATGCTCCTCCTGCATCCCGTGGAGAGCTGAGATGGCGGACGCGTACGATTTGCTCGTGATTGGGAGCGGCCCTTCGGGTCAGAAGGCCGCCATCGCCGCGGCGAAGATGCGGCTGAAAGTCGCTCTCGTCGAGCGGCGGCATGGGCTGATGGGGGGCGTGTGCCTGCACACCGGCACGATCCCCTCGAAGACGATGCGGGAGGCGATCCTGCATCTGACGGGTTACCGCCAGCGCGGAGTCTACGGCGACCGCTTCCGCCAGAAGCGGCATATCACCATGGACGAGCTGCGGCGCAAGCTCTCCAGCGTCGTGCAGCACGAAATGGACGTGCTGCACGAATACCTCGATCGCAACCAGATCGACCTGCTGATGGGGGAAGCCCGATTCCTCAATCCGAACACGGTGGAAGTCAGTCGGCCGGGCCATACGCAGCAGGTGACTGCTGGGAAAATCCTCGTCGGGTGCGGTACGCGTCCGGCCCGTCCGCCGCACATTCCGTTCGACGGAGAGACGATTTTCGACAGCGATGAGCTGTTGCAGCTCAAGAAGATTCCGCGGTCGATGATCGTCGTGGGCGCGGGCGTGATCGGCATCGAATATGCGATCATGTTCGCGACGCTCGGCGTCGAGGTGACGGTGATCGACGGCCGCGAACGGCTGCTCGACTTCTGCGACCGCGAGATCGTCGAGATGCTGATGTGGCATGCCCGTTCGCTGGGCATGGTTTTCCGCCTCGGGGAAGACATGGTGCGGATGACGCGCACCGGCGAGCGGACGGTCATCGTCGAACTCGAAAGCGGCAAGCGGCTGCTGGCGGAGGCCGCTCTGTTCAGCGCCGGGCGGGTGGGCGATACGGACGGTCTCAATCTGCCGGCGGCAGGGCTCGAACTCGACGACCGCGGCCGGCTGTGGTGCGACGAGAACTTCCGGACGAGCACGCCGAATATCTATGGCGTGGGCGATGTGATCGGCTTTCCGTCGCTGGCGAGCACGTCGATGGAGCAGGGCCGGCGAGCAGTCTGCGCGGCGTTCGATCAGCCGTTCAGCGCGGCTCGCAATCTGCCATACGGGCTCTATACGATTCCCGAGATTTCCATGGTGGGAAAGACGGAGCAGCAGCTCACGAAAGAGAGAGTCCCTTACGAAGTGGGAGTCGCCAGCTTCCGGGAGATCGCCCGCGGACACATTTCCGGGGACGAGACCGGCCTGCTGAAACTCCTGTTTCACCGCGAATCGCGGGAGATTCTGGGAGTGCACTGCATCGGCGAAACGGCGACGGAGATTATCCACATCGGCCAGGCGGTGATGAGCCTGGGGGGCACGATGGACTACTTCCGCGATACGGTCTTCAACTATCCGACAATGGCCGAGGCCTATAAGGTCGCCGCGTTCAACGGCTTGAACAAGTTGCGTCTGGCGAAGATGTCGGCTCCGGTCGTCATGGTATCGACCGGAGGTGAAGACGAGATCCTGTCCGAGATCGATCAGCTCCGTCGCGAGCTGGTTCACGAAGCGACGGCAGCGGTGTAGCGAGCGGCATCCCCGATGTCGGGGCGGGATCGATCCCGCCCCGGCGACGGCTCGCTTTGTATCCGGGAGCGGCACGGACAAATCGCGGCGACGGACCTGTCGCTGCGCCGGCGAATCCGCGAGCGCGACAGACGATCTATTCGGCCATCGCCCAGGCGATGCCGACGGCGCACGGTCCAAGGTCGGTATAGAGGGTCACCCAGAGATGCTCCTGCCAGTCGGGCAGCAGCAGTTCGCCGTCGACTCCGGCGACGACTCGCGGCAGTCCGAGTTGCAGCGCCAGGTCTTCCAGCTCCCGTTTGCCGTGGCCGCCGATCATATTGACCATTTCGCCCATGGCGTCGAGGACGCAGTTGTCGATTCCGTCGGCTTCCAGGCCGGTCATGCGTTCCAGAATCTGGATTGCCGTTTCTGCGGGAGCATGAAAGGAAATGACGCCTTCCAGCCCGCCCGACAATGTGACCGAGGACGTGAGATCGACCGAAACGCCGTCCGGCGAAAACGGTCTGGGCGTGCCGACCACGCAGGGGCTGCCGAGCAGCGTTCCGAAGACGGCATCGACGGCCCGCAGGAAGGGGCCGGAAATCCGCGAATCAGCCGTTGTCTCGGCCTTCATCAGCATGAATGACAACCTTGAAAACGCGATCTCTCGAACGGCGGAGAATTGTCGATCCGTGGCGGGGTTGTGCAGCAATAACGTGAGCCGACGAGACTGCGGACGTTGCACGCTGCTGCAAACTTAATCTGCAGAGTCACGGTGTCTGGGATCATCAGTCGGAACACGGGCTCCGCGATCCCAGTCGCCTGCAACTTATTCCGGCGGCAGCGATCGAATCAGTTGTAACGCCTGCTGAAAGTCCGCGGGGAGCGGCGCGGTGTAGCGGGACCAGTCCTGAGTGATCGGATGAGCGAATTCCAGCTCCACGGCGTGCAGAGCCATGCGGGGGATGAGAAGCGAAACCGGCGGGGTCTGGTCTCGCGGCAGGGTCCGCGGGGGCTTCAGTTCGCCGAATGGACCATACCATTCGTCTCCCACGATGGGGTGCCCCAGAGTGGCGAAATGGATCCGGATCTGGTGCATCCGTCCCGTGCGCGGCTTCACTTTGACCAGCGTGTGTCGGGGGAAGCGCTCGACGACCTCGTACGCCGTCCGCGAGGGTTTGGCATCGACGGCGTCGGCCCGGCAGGACATCAGGGCGCTGACGCCCCCGGCGGCCCGGCCGATGGGGAGGTCGATCAGGCCGGTGTCGTCGTGCAGGACGCCGTCCAGAATCGCCAGGTAAGCCTTGCGTATCCGTTCCTTCTGAAACTCGATCGAGAGAAGTCGGTGCGAGAGATGCTCCTTGGCGACGGCGACCACGCCGCTCGTATCGCGGTCGAGGCGGTGGATGATCCCGGGGCGGAGCAGGCCCTTCACTTCTGTCTGCTGATTCAAAAAGTGCTGGACGGCATTGGCGAGCGTGCCAGTCGGCGTCTCGCCGCAGGGGTGAACGATCAGGCCGGCGGGCTTATTGACGACGATCAGCCAGGGGTCTTCGGCGACGATTTCGAGCGGGATGTTCGAAGCGGGGAGGGGATCGTCGGGAGGTTCGACGAGTCGGATGGCGACCTGCTGACCGGTGAAGATCCGCTGATCCGGCGAAACGACGGCGCCGTTGACCGTGGCCAGGCCGGCCCGGACCATCCGGTGCAGCCGCCAGGCGGTGTAGTTCCGGAGATGCTTAGCGAGAAATGTGTCGATCCGCGTGCCGGTGAGGTAGTGCTCGACGGTCCGCTCCGCGATGTAGGGAAACTGCATGCTGCTGTGGTCCGAATTCCTGCGCCCGTACGCTCGAACAAGAGGCAAACCGGCAGTGTCGCAGGAAGGATCGCCGCCGTCACGTCTGCGCGAAAACGGTCTCTTTCGGACCCTCCCGATTTTTCCGGCAGCAGTGACTCCGCAGCGGATTTCGTCCTGACAAATCAACGAAAGTCGATACAATCTACGGAGGTTCATCGGTTCCGGGACGGGAGCAGTGCGCATGTTACGGATCGGTCACAGCCAGTCGTCGGTCTGTCAGGGGATCTCCCGGCGTAGTCTGCTGCAGGCGGGCGGAGCCGGATTGCTCGGGCTGTCACTCCCGCAGGTGCTGCAGGCCCAGGAACTCGCCGGGGCCGCCGCGCGGGCCAAGTCGGTGATTTTTCTGTTCCTATTCGGCGGACCGAGCCAGCTCGAAACATTCGACATGAAGCCAGGCGCCGCGGCGGCCATTCGCGGGCCGTATGCTCCGATCGCCTGCCGGACGCCGGGGATGCTGATCGGCGAAAAGCTGCCGCAGCTCGCGGCGATGTCCGACAAGTTCTGCGTGCTGCGGACCTTGTCCCATTCGTACAACGATCACAGCGGGGGCGCGCACTACATTCAGACGGGGCGCCGCTGGCCGATTCCCATCGGGGCGGGCTTCAACGCCACGCCACAGGACTGGCCGTCATGCGGGGCGGTCTCGGACTACGTGCGGCGACAGCAGCAGGGGGGACTCGGCGACGTCCCCAACTACATGGTCGTGCCGAACTCGCTCGGCCGTCTGCAGACGTATTCGGTGCAGCTCAAGCGGCCGGGAGAATATGCCGGATGGCTGGGACGGGGCTACGATCCGGTGACGACCGTGATCGACAAGCGAGATACGAAAGACAATCCCTACTTCCGACCGTGCACGGACGAGGAACTCAACTATCAGATCGAGAATCTGCAGACACCCGAGGCCGTCTCACTGCAGCGATTGGGGCGGCGGCAGTCGCTGCTGCAGGAGTTCGACGCGCAGCGGCGGCAGCTCGACCTGAGCGGCTCGGTTTCGGCGTTCGACCGCTTTCAGCAGCGGGCGCTGGCTCTGGTGACTTCCGAGAAGATCCGGACGGCGCTCGACATCCGCCAGGAATCGCCGGCGATGCGCGACCGCTACGGCCGGCAGCTCTTCGGGCAGTCGACGCTGCTGGCCCGCCGGCTGGTGGAAGCGGGGGTCGGCTTCGTCACCGTCCACTGGGATTGCCCGGACGGGTATAGCTGGGATTCCCATACGAACAGCAAAGACGTCGGCGATCACCTGCTCCCCGGCCTCGATCAGGGGTTGTCGGCTTTGCTGGAAGACCTGGAGCAGCGCGGCATCCTCGACGAGACCCTCGTCGTCGCGATGGGTGAAATGGGCCGGACGCCGAAGGCGAATGCGAACTGGGGCCGGGACCACTGGAGCACGCTCTTCCCCGCGGTGCTGGCGGGAGCGGGGATCCGGGGTGGAATCGTCATCGGCGAGAGCGACCGCGACGCGGCGTACGCACTGTCGCCGCCGTTCGCTCCGGAAGACGTGGCGGCGACGATCTACCATGCGCTGGGGATCGATCCGGAGTTGCGCGTGCTGGATGCCCAAGGTCGGCCGGTGCAGTTGACGGAGGGGCGGGTGATTGGGGAGGTTTGGGGGTGAGGAAGTGGTTAGTGGGTAGTAAAGAGCGGCCGGGCGGTAACGGATTTGGCGTGCATGAAGTCGGCCGCACTGAGATCCCTGCATTGATCGCCTGCCGCAATGGGACCTCGCTGAAGTCCTGCAGGACGGAGGCGAATGCGGCAAGTCGTCACTTCGTGGCAGCTGGCAAGGACCGACGACGTGCGAAGATACTTCCTGAGCAGATTCGAGGGAACGGGGAGTTCTCTTAATGATCCGTATGTCGCGGTCGTCTCCCAATTCGGCACCACCAATATCATTGACTTGCGATCTGATCCTACTCGCCGATCAGGCTGGTGCGTCGCGTCGGTTGACTCGGCCGATCCACCTCCCATTCCACCATTCGCATTCCTTGCAGATCTTGAATACCTCTATCTGAGCGACGACCTCGATGAGGAGTTGTCGCGAGAAATCTGCGAAAGAGTTGCTTCCGCGTTAAACCTATCCTTCTGTGAAACCACCCTACGGAAGATCCTCGTCGAGCTTCTCTTAGTTTACGGTGATCTACGTCCAAACGGTGATGGTATCTATCGTGTCCACCTCGCCGGCGAGATTTGGTCGGCAAACGAAGAGGAAACGTTTGCAGTTAAGTCCCGTTACTGTTTTCCATACCACGCTGATTTCACCGGAGTCAATCCGGGTGCGCCGAACGAGCTCGGCATTGACGTTGTCGCGACCTTGTTAGAAGTGGTCGCAGATGCGTATGGGCAGGAACTGGTCAATAAAGCGATCGCGAATCGCGTGTCCTCCAACCACCCCATACATGCCGGGCTGCAAGACTTGATTCAACTCTCTCAGGACTCGTGTTCTTGCCGCGTGGGTACACTTCGATCAAACTGGCTCAGCAAGGTCGCATTAGACTTACTTGAATTGCGGGGAACAATTGCATTCGACGCCAAACTGCAAGGTCGGTTGCGGGATGCTCGCGGCTGCGAGAGTCTTGCTTTCGAGCTGGCAGTCATGGCTGCCTATTCGCGGAATGGTGCACTTGTCACGCCGACTGATGAAAACTCAGCGGAATGCACCGTGCTGTGGAATGGGCTTCCAAGATTTCACGTTGAGTGCAAACGAAAAGAGGCGGAGACTCTGAGACCGCGGGATTCTCAGCGTTGGTTTGATGAATTGACGCGAGCCACGTTTGAACTTATGGATCAACGGTCTTGCTTTGGTTCAATTACGGTTTCCTCTAGGTTTGACCCGACCGACAGAGACGTTACTCTGATACGGCGGCATCTTGAGCGAACGCTCTCGGTCGAGTCGCCGCATGGTGTCTGCACTCGGCTGAATTCTAAATCACCGGCCACGATTCTGAAACACTTCGATGGTCGTTCCTACAGCGCCGCCGGTCGCCGGTGGTTGTGTCGGCGGATGTAGGAGCGGACGTTTCGCATCAGTTGCGGCATCGTCGAGCATTTGTGGTTCCGTGTCACGTTGGCGTGTAAGTCCTCCCACGTTCGTTCGATCCGGTTGTGATCCGGACAGTACGGCGGCAGGAAGTGCAGGCGCAGCCTGCGCCCCAGCGGCGTCGCCAGACTCTCCCGCACCAGTCGGGTCGTATGGATCGCGTAGTTGTCCAGGACGACATGGATCTTCTTCGCCTGCGGATAGCGCTGCGTCAGCTCCCACAGCAGCAGTACGAACAACGCCGTGTCCTTCCGGTCGCCTTCGATCGCGATCAACTCCTTCGTCCGCGCATCCTGAGCCCCCGCCAGGTAACGCTTCTCGTTCTTCCCCGGCGTGAGAACCTGTTTCTGCTGCCCGCGGAGCATCCAGTCCTCGCCGATCTTCGGATTGAGATGGATGTCGATCTCGTCCTCCCAGACCGCCACTTCGCCCGTCGGCAGATGCGCCACCAGTTCCTCGATCTGCTCCAGACACTGCTGTTTTTCGGCCTCCGGCCACGGACACTCGACCGTTGGCTTCGGTCGTCCGCGCCGCGCCCCGATCAGCCGCAAGGCCCGGCTCATCGTCGACAGGCTGATCTTCACACTCGTCCGTCGACGGAGCGTTGTGATCAGCATCTCCCGCGTCCAGGTCGGCCGCTTCCAGCCGTCCTGCAGCGGATCGCCGGCCACGACCTCCCGCAACTGCGTCAGGTACTCCTCGGTCAGTTTCCGTGGCCCGTTGCCGCCC harbors:
- a CDS encoding DUF1501 domain-containing protein, which codes for MLRIGHSQSSVCQGISRRSLLQAGGAGLLGLSLPQVLQAQELAGAAARAKSVIFLFLFGGPSQLETFDMKPGAAAAIRGPYAPIACRTPGMLIGEKLPQLAAMSDKFCVLRTLSHSYNDHSGGAHYIQTGRRWPIPIGAGFNATPQDWPSCGAVSDYVRRQQQGGLGDVPNYMVVPNSLGRLQTYSVQLKRPGEYAGWLGRGYDPVTTVIDKRDTKDNPYFRPCTDEELNYQIENLQTPEAVSLQRLGRRQSLLQEFDAQRRQLDLSGSVSAFDRFQQRALALVTSEKIRTALDIRQESPAMRDRYGRQLFGQSTLLARRLVEAGVGFVTVHWDCPDGYSWDSHTNSKDVGDHLLPGLDQGLSALLEDLEQRGILDETLVVAMGEMGRTPKANANWGRDHWSTLFPAVLAGAGIRGGIVIGESDRDAAYALSPPFAPEDVAATIYHALGIDPELRVLDAQGRPVQLTEGRVIGEVWG
- the msrP gene encoding protein-methionine-sulfoxide reductase catalytic subunit MsrP, coding for MPSRRKIWNLPQSQLTEEGVYRQRGLHRREFLAAAGLSVAAAAVGCQAKATPEQLQATKTEPILVAGKSVYPAERNPAFEYGRPETDPQEAAAYTNFYEFSTSKQTYLYVDKFQPTPWTVEIDGLCSQPRKFDLDDLHREFAFEERAYRHRCVETWAMCVPWTGFPLKALLAAVSPKPSATYVQFETFNRPSEAAGISRGFEFPWPYTEGLTIAEATNDLAFIATGIYGEPLPKQHGAPVRLVVPWKYGFKGIKSVVRITLTDKQPATFWNTVAPREYAFEANVDPDVPHPRWSQAREHMLGAGDFYPTVIYNGYGDLVGGLYSA
- a CDS encoding PDZ domain-containing protein, with amino-acid sequence MARLCFGLLLVVTSVAAAAAQVPLERLEEEAFRQAAAVVDASVVRIDTVGGLERVGNLLIGTGPTTGLIVSSDGLVISSTFNFVSKPASILVTLADGRRLPARQVAEDKSRMLTLLKIDAVDLPVPQAAPRDSIRVGEWALALGRTFEGGQVGVSVGIVSAVERVWGKALQTDAKVSPVNYGGPLVDIQGRVLGVLAPMSPNEAGETAGVEWYDSGIGFAVPLEDVLQVLDRLKTGENLLSGLMGVTFKGESPSGGETEIDRVRFRSPAEAAGFKSGDNVVEADGKPVATLAQLKHVLGRKYAGDLIQVTVARGEERIKADLKLVGELPPFKPAFLGILPARLKSGETRDGVEVRFVYADSPASQAGLKPRDRIFKFGDKETPTADALLDAVGRVRVGEKTTLVWKSGDAEQSGEVTLIDVPDQTPASLAAPVLESAKVYPEDGPARGRITETLAAHNREYWAYIPEDYNPAQPQGLVVWLHPAGDTMEADVYKQWKSLCDRRGLILLGPKAEQVAGWTANDAEFVTDLIAHVREKYTIDPHRIVMHGHTSGGPLAWLFSMKNRDLVRGCSISASPLPFPPPENDPAQRLQFHLLSGSKDPTHERMVQSAEVLRQRGFPVSLPTLNITEGKYPSGEALEDLARWIDALDRI
- a CDS encoding chemotaxis protein CheX; its protein translation is MLMKAETTADSRISGPFLRAVDAVFGTLLGSPCVVGTPRPFSPDGVSVDLTSSVTLSGGLEGVISFHAPAETAIQILERMTGLEADGIDNCVLDAMGEMVNMIGGHGKRELEDLALQLGLPRVVAGVDGELLLPDWQEHLWVTLYTDLGPCAVGIAWAMAE
- a CDS encoding RluA family pseudouridine synthase, whose amino-acid sequence is MQFPYIAERTVEHYLTGTRIDTFLAKHLRNYTAWRLHRMVRAGLATVNGAVVSPDQRIFTGQQVAIRLVEPPDDPLPASNIPLEIVAEDPWLIVVNKPAGLIVHPCGETPTGTLANAVQHFLNQQTEVKGLLRPGIIHRLDRDTSGVVAVAKEHLSHRLLSIEFQKERIRKAYLAILDGVLHDDTGLIDLPIGRAAGGVSALMSCRADAVDAKPSRTAYEVVERFPRHTLVKVKPRTGRMHQIRIHFATLGHPIVGDEWYGPFGELKPPRTLPRDQTPPVSLLIPRMALHAVELEFAHPITQDWSRYTAPLPADFQQALQLIRSLPPE
- a CDS encoding IS630 family transposase translates to MEGILSPRAERAKQRLSEQLKFLKDAGLRTRYLIVIHRLEGRSPTWIARSLKVGRSTVYRTEQRYGKDGEIGLFDRRGGNGPRKLTEEYLTQLREVVAGDPLQDGWKRPTWTREMLITTLRRRTSVKISLSTMSRALRLIGARRGRPKPTVECPWPEAEKQQCLEQIEELVAHLPTGEVAVWEDEIDIHLNPKIGEDWMLRGQQKQVLTPGKNEKRYLAGAQDARTKELIAIEGDRKDTALFVLLLWELTQRYPQAKKIHVVLDNYAIHTTRLVRESLATPLGRRLRLHFLPPYCPDHNRIERTWEDLHANVTRNHKCSTMPQLMRNVRSYIRRHNHRRPAAL
- the sthA gene encoding Si-specific NAD(P)(+) transhydrogenase, giving the protein MADAYDLLVIGSGPSGQKAAIAAAKMRLKVALVERRHGLMGGVCLHTGTIPSKTMREAILHLTGYRQRGVYGDRFRQKRHITMDELRRKLSSVVQHEMDVLHEYLDRNQIDLLMGEARFLNPNTVEVSRPGHTQQVTAGKILVGCGTRPARPPHIPFDGETIFDSDELLQLKKIPRSMIVVGAGVIGIEYAIMFATLGVEVTVIDGRERLLDFCDREIVEMLMWHARSLGMVFRLGEDMVRMTRTGERTVIVELESGKRLLAEAALFSAGRVGDTDGLNLPAAGLELDDRGRLWCDENFRTSTPNIYGVGDVIGFPSLASTSMEQGRRAVCAAFDQPFSAARNLPYGLYTIPEISMVGKTEQQLTKERVPYEVGVASFREIARGHISGDETGLLKLLFHRESREILGVHCIGETATEIIHIGQAVMSLGGTMDYFRDTVFNYPTMAEAYKVAAFNGLNKLRLAKMSAPVVMVSTGGEDEILSEIDQLRRELVHEATAAV